The Flavobacterium jumunjinense genome includes a region encoding these proteins:
- a CDS encoding S41 family peptidase → MIQKLHAHSNQLHYKTIIKTCSKGVIVFFLSLFLVQCTSVKKHNAKIDKEISVKQLHKDVDFTYRKLQKLQPQLYQYISKTALDAKFDSLKTTITKPLTSYAFFTKLSPVVASIGQGHTFTYPNMKRFTKKESKLLKKQDGPFSQFEFEIFDNKLYVVNNESDLKVIKVGDELTQINNEPVQPLIEEFKNWITSDGYNTTFKDKFIGQRLGTFYTFKNQYQDSIAFEFNHENSYWVKRKAKDSATHTIKTTKEKLTTIQKDSISKVNKHLSKLGYNKLTKKYHRDLSFTAKDSCTAIMKIKSFTVGNYHGFYKESFETLKQTGTQNLIIDLRYNFGGRLNEIEELYSYLAADSTYTFSRPSQVAGKTSMFQMDYFKGSKPLLFTVKALVSPIVYGYLFFRTNKKDDGNYYITSSKEKKAKENKFTGNVYVLINGGSFSASSILSTKLKANKRAVFVGEETGGDYNGTVAGFMPKITLPNSKVKVRLGLMYVNAVEKTEVIGHGIYPDVAISPTIDDRVKDNDPEMNYILETIKTKTTAEITE, encoded by the coding sequence ATGATTCAAAAATTACACGCCCACAGCAACCAATTGCACTATAAGACGATAATTAAAACCTGTAGTAAAGGAGTAATTGTATTTTTTTTATCGCTGTTTTTAGTACAATGCACCTCTGTAAAAAAGCACAATGCTAAAATAGACAAGGAAATAAGCGTGAAACAACTGCATAAAGATGTCGATTTTACCTATAGAAAGTTACAAAAATTACAACCACAACTCTATCAATATATAAGCAAAACAGCACTAGATGCTAAATTTGATAGTTTGAAAACTACCATTACAAAGCCATTAACGAGTTACGCTTTTTTCACAAAACTAAGCCCTGTAGTAGCCAGTATTGGTCAAGGGCACACGTTTACGTATCCTAACATGAAGCGTTTCACAAAAAAGGAATCCAAACTACTCAAAAAACAAGACGGTCCATTTAGTCAATTCGAATTTGAAATTTTCGACAACAAACTTTATGTGGTCAATAATGAATCTGATTTGAAAGTCATTAAAGTGGGCGATGAACTAACACAAATTAACAACGAACCTGTGCAACCGCTTATTGAAGAATTCAAAAATTGGATCACTTCCGATGGGTATAACACAACATTTAAAGATAAGTTTATCGGACAACGTTTAGGTACATTCTATACTTTTAAAAACCAATATCAAGACAGTATTGCTTTCGAGTTTAATCATGAAAACTCCTATTGGGTGAAAAGGAAAGCCAAAGACAGCGCAACGCATACAATAAAAACTACAAAAGAGAAACTTACTACAATTCAGAAAGACAGTATTTCAAAAGTAAATAAACATTTAAGTAAATTAGGCTATAATAAGCTTACTAAAAAATACCATCGCGATTTGTCGTTTACAGCAAAAGACAGTTGCACAGCAATTATGAAAATTAAGAGTTTCACCGTTGGTAATTATCATGGTTTCTACAAAGAATCTTTTGAAACACTAAAGCAAACAGGAACACAAAACTTAATTATCGATTTGCGCTATAATTTTGGAGGTCGTTTAAACGAAATTGAAGAACTATATAGCTATTTAGCTGCCGATTCTACATATACTTTTTCTAGACCATCGCAAGTAGCAGGAAAAACTAGTATGTTCCAAATGGATTATTTTAAAGGTTCTAAACCCTTACTTTTCACAGTAAAAGCTTTAGTTTCTCCAATTGTGTATGGCTATCTATTTTTTAGAACCAATAAAAAAGACGATGGGAATTATTACATTACTTCATCAAAAGAGAAAAAAGCAAAAGAAAATAAATTTACAGGCAATGTATATGTATTAATTAATGGAGGAAGTTTTTCAGCTTCAAGTATTTTATCTACAAAATTGAAAGCCAATAAAAGAGCTGTTTTTGTAGGAGAAGAAACGGGAGGCGATTATAATGGTACTGTGGCTGGGTTTATGCCTAAAATTACGTTACCCAACTCTAAAGTAAAAGTACGTTTAGGTTTAATGTATGTAAATGCAGTTGAAAAAACAGAAGTAATTGGTCATGGAATCTATCCCGATGTTGCCATTTCACCAACTATTGATGATAGAGTAAAAGATAATGACCCAGAAATGAATTATATTTTAGAGACTATTAAAACCAAAACAACAGCAGAAATAACCGAATAG